From a single Granulicella aggregans genomic region:
- a CDS encoding alpha/beta fold hydrolase, protein MSRLKSVAGLVAFSLFFVVFTVAQKAKPIPYDHNPAAGRFYDINGFKMYTEVYGEGPPVLMIHGNNGDMSAFSKNVPYFAQHYKVILADSRSQGRSLDPDHPLTFEMMADDYAALLDAMHIDSAYVLGWSDGGINALLMAIRHPEKVKKLVATGANLWVGPDPFAPGLWDQMEHAYTTGLTKTYTTPKEKNDRKLFLLDWWEPHITLPQLRTIQAPSLIMAGDHDVISLPHTLVIYQNLPHANLWIVPNSGHPTVIEHADEVNKKVDEFFTQPFKDFKPNE, encoded by the coding sequence GTGTCTCGTCTGAAATCGGTCGCTGGCCTCGTTGCTTTCAGCCTTTTCTTCGTCGTGTTCACCGTTGCGCAAAAGGCCAAGCCCATTCCTTACGACCACAATCCCGCCGCCGGAAGGTTCTACGACATCAACGGCTTCAAGATGTACACCGAGGTCTACGGCGAAGGCCCGCCCGTCCTGATGATCCACGGCAACAACGGCGACATGTCCGCCTTCAGCAAGAACGTCCCGTACTTCGCCCAGCACTACAAGGTCATCCTCGCCGACAGCCGGTCACAAGGCCGTTCGCTGGATCCCGACCATCCGCTCACCTTCGAGATGATGGCTGACGACTACGCCGCCCTGCTTGACGCCATGCACATCGACTCCGCCTACGTCCTCGGCTGGAGCGATGGCGGCATCAACGCCCTTCTGATGGCCATCCGCCACCCCGAAAAGGTGAAGAAGCTGGTCGCCACCGGCGCCAACCTCTGGGTCGGCCCTGACCCATTCGCCCCCGGCCTATGGGACCAGATGGAGCATGCATACACCACCGGCCTCACCAAGACCTACACCACGCCCAAAGAGAAGAACGACCGCAAGCTCTTCCTCCTCGACTGGTGGGAACCCCACATCACCCTCCCTCAACTCCGCACCATCCAGGCACCATCGCTCATCATGGCCGGCGATCACGACGTGATCTCGCTCCCGCACACCCTGGTCATCTACCAGAACCTCCCCCACGCGAACCTCTGGATCGTCCCCAACTCCGGCCACCCCACCGTCATCGAGCACGCCGACGAAGTCAACAAGAAGGTCGACGAGTTCTTCACCCAACCCTTCAAGGACTTCAAGCCAAATGAATAG
- a CDS encoding TetR/AcrR family transcriptional regulator, with product MPNRIAERKQRDREARRAQIISAARRIAELEGWPNVTVRRLSDEISYSQPVLYGHFESREGILAAVAIEGFQEIGLALEKARKRAKPGKIVEAVATAYLEFATSSPALYEAMFSLSLSIPFADAQTPPELRFAFAQLMELFQGQGSKPAVLTELFWAGLHGIADLTRTKRFPPSRQKERVKMFVELFTFPS from the coding sequence GTGCCGAACCGCATTGCAGAACGAAAACAACGCGACAGAGAAGCCCGAAGGGCACAGATTATCAGTGCCGCAAGGCGAATCGCGGAGCTGGAGGGCTGGCCCAACGTCACCGTTCGGCGGCTGTCCGACGAAATCTCTTACAGCCAGCCCGTCCTGTACGGTCACTTTGAAAGTCGCGAAGGCATCCTCGCTGCGGTGGCTATCGAAGGGTTCCAGGAGATCGGCCTGGCCTTGGAGAAGGCACGCAAACGGGCCAAGCCAGGGAAGATCGTCGAAGCAGTCGCAACCGCCTATCTGGAGTTCGCCACGTCCTCACCGGCACTCTACGAGGCGATGTTTTCGCTCAGTCTCAGCATTCCCTTCGCTGACGCGCAAACACCTCCGGAGCTCCGGTTCGCGTTCGCACAACTCATGGAGCTATTTCAGGGACAGGGCTCGAAGCCGGCTGTCCTGACGGAACTCTTCTGGGCAGGCCTCCACGGAATCGCCGACCTCACAAGAACCAAGCGATTTCCACCCAGCCGTCAGAAGGAGCGCGTGAAAATGTTCGTCGAGCTCTTCACTTTCCCAAGTTGA
- a CDS encoding DUF2442 domain-containing protein, giving the protein MADLTTDEEIDAALERAKAFESFPRIVEAVYRPEPGLEFLMLRLSDGRRLLIPREELGELKDATPEQAVDLTIGLHGVDIWWPQLDDGLYLRDFLEYRWGKGQRGVAA; this is encoded by the coding sequence ATGGCTGATTTAACAACCGACGAAGAGATCGACGCGGCGCTGGAGCGGGCGAAGGCGTTTGAGAGCTTTCCGCGCATCGTCGAGGCGGTGTATCGGCCTGAGCCGGGGCTTGAGTTCCTGATGCTGCGGCTAAGCGATGGGCGTCGGCTGCTGATTCCGCGCGAGGAGCTTGGGGAGTTGAAGGATGCCACGCCGGAACAGGCTGTCGATCTGACGATTGGGCTGCACGGGGTAGATATCTGGTGGCCGCAGCTGGATGACGGGCTTTATCTGCGGGATTTTCTGGAGTATCGGTGGGGTAAGGGGCAGCGTGGGGTCGCTGCGTAG
- a CDS encoding cupin domain-containing protein codes for MSEIAATYAQLPADDLSRALAFAQLDSPTAQHIGLVGNTYTITVAGKDTNGRFCVIDMHVPPGGGPGPHRHDFEETFILLEGEVEMTFRGEKSIVRAGDTVNVPSNAPHQFHNSSTSPARMICICAPAGNERFFVELGVPVATRTTAPPKLDKIQMSEFAKKAKAVAAKYGTELLDQA; via the coding sequence ATGTCTGAGATTGCAGCCACCTACGCTCAACTGCCTGCCGATGATCTTAGCCGCGCGCTGGCGTTTGCCCAGCTAGATAGTCCAACTGCCCAGCATATTGGCCTGGTTGGAAACACGTACACGATCACCGTCGCCGGTAAAGATACCAATGGGCGCTTCTGCGTGATCGACATGCATGTGCCACCTGGTGGCGGGCCGGGGCCGCATCGTCATGACTTTGAAGAGACATTCATCCTGCTGGAAGGCGAGGTGGAGATGACCTTTCGTGGGGAGAAGTCCATCGTTCGGGCGGGTGACACGGTCAACGTTCCGTCCAATGCTCCTCACCAGTTTCACAACTCATCGACGAGCCCAGCCCGGATGATCTGTATCTGCGCTCCAGCGGGCAACGAAAGGTTCTTCGTCGAGCTCGGGGTGCCCGTAGCGACACGTACTACCGCGCCACCCAAGCTCGACAAGATACAGATGTCCGAGTTTGCGAAGAAGGCGAAGGCTGTGGCAGCGAAGTATGGCACGGAACTTCTGGATCAAGCTTAG
- the glmS gene encoding glutamine--fructose-6-phosphate transaminase (isomerizing): protein MCGIVGYIGPKSVVPTIIEGLRRLEYRGYDSAGIAVAGGPNGLELRRAPGKLRNLEAVIAQSPVDGTFGIGHTRWATHGRPTEENAHPHRDGSGTLVVVHNGIVENYLTLKQALIAKGHKFFSETDTEIIAHLIEDEIELASGISLKPGERTHRADIAEAVVHAPNPSAIPLEEAVRRAVKRITGAFAIGVLSANEPNKLVAARMGPPAVIGLGDGEFFLASDVPGILHHTRNIHFLADNEVAILTTNGVELTNFDGDPLPLKPQRILWDPIQAEKAGYKHFMLKEINEQPRAIRDTTLGRVSLDTGQVFLQEMQITPEDFRTASQITIAACGTSWHAGLAGKFMIERLARLPVEVDYASEYRYRDPIADPRAIGLLITQSGETADTIAAQRELIAKGSKTLAICNVVGAAVTREAQGTITTNAGPEIGVASTKAFTAQLTALFVFALYLAQLRGTITQEESIHLVTELSKVPGKIEEILRSVDDQCCQLAKSFSTARDFLFLGRGIHYPIALEGALKLKEISYIHAEGYPAGEMKHGPNALIDETLPCVCIATQDPNDASSVLKYEKTLSNIQEVTARSGRVIAIAIEGDEHIAQLVEHVIYIPQAPELLLPVLEVVPLQLLAYHIAVRRGCDVDQPRNLAKSVTVE, encoded by the coding sequence ATGTGCGGAATCGTAGGTTACATCGGCCCCAAGTCAGTCGTCCCCACCATCATTGAAGGCCTTCGCCGGCTAGAATACCGCGGCTACGACTCCGCCGGCATCGCCGTCGCTGGAGGCCCCAACGGCCTCGAACTCCGCCGCGCCCCCGGCAAGCTTCGCAACCTGGAAGCCGTCATCGCGCAATCGCCGGTGGACGGCACCTTCGGCATCGGCCACACTCGCTGGGCCACCCACGGTCGTCCTACGGAAGAAAATGCCCACCCCCACCGCGACGGCTCCGGAACGCTTGTGGTGGTCCACAACGGCATCGTAGAAAACTACCTGACGCTGAAGCAGGCCCTCATCGCCAAGGGCCACAAGTTCTTCTCCGAGACCGATACCGAGATCATCGCCCACCTCATCGAAGACGAGATCGAGCTCGCCAGCGGCATCAGCCTCAAGCCCGGCGAACGCACCCACCGCGCCGACATCGCCGAAGCCGTCGTCCACGCCCCCAACCCCAGCGCCATCCCGCTCGAAGAGGCCGTCCGCCGCGCCGTCAAGCGCATCACCGGGGCCTTCGCCATCGGCGTCCTCTCCGCCAACGAGCCCAACAAGCTCGTCGCCGCCCGCATGGGCCCGCCCGCCGTCATCGGCCTCGGAGACGGCGAGTTCTTCCTCGCCTCCGACGTCCCCGGCATCCTCCACCACACCCGCAACATCCACTTCCTTGCCGACAACGAGGTCGCCATCCTCACCACCAACGGAGTCGAACTCACCAATTTCGACGGCGACCCGCTCCCCCTGAAACCGCAGCGCATCCTGTGGGACCCCATCCAGGCCGAGAAGGCCGGCTACAAGCACTTCATGCTCAAGGAGATCAACGAGCAGCCCCGCGCCATCCGCGACACCACCCTGGGCCGCGTCTCGCTCGACACCGGCCAGGTCTTCCTCCAGGAAATGCAGATCACCCCCGAAGACTTCCGCACCGCCAGCCAGATCACCATCGCCGCCTGCGGGACTTCATGGCATGCGGGGCTCGCCGGCAAATTCATGATCGAGCGCCTCGCCCGCCTCCCCGTCGAGGTCGACTACGCCAGCGAGTACCGCTACCGCGACCCCATCGCCGACCCCCGCGCCATCGGCCTCCTCATCACCCAGTCCGGCGAGACCGCCGACACCATCGCCGCCCAGCGCGAACTCATCGCCAAAGGTTCGAAGACCCTCGCCATCTGCAACGTCGTCGGCGCCGCCGTCACTCGCGAAGCTCAGGGCACCATCACCACCAACGCCGGCCCGGAGATCGGCGTCGCCTCCACCAAGGCCTTCACCGCCCAGCTCACCGCCCTCTTCGTCTTCGCCCTCTACTTGGCCCAGCTTCGCGGCACCATCACCCAGGAAGAGTCCATCCACCTCGTCACCGAGCTCTCGAAAGTCCCCGGCAAGATCGAAGAGATCCTGCGCTCTGTCGACGACCAATGCTGCCAATTAGCGAAGTCCTTCAGCACCGCCCGCGACTTCCTCTTCCTCGGCCGCGGCATCCACTACCCCATCGCCCTCGAAGGCGCCCTCAAGCTCAAGGAGATCTCCTACATCCACGCCGAAGGCTACCCGGCGGGCGAGATGAAGCACGGCCCCAACGCCCTCATCGACGAGACCTTACCGTGCGTTTGTATAGCCACGCAAGACCCCAACGACGCCTCGTCCGTCCTGAAGTACGAAAAGACCCTCTCGAACATCCAGGAGGTCACCGCCCGCTCCGGCCGCGTGATCGCCATCGCCATCGAGGGCGACGAGCACATCGCCCAACTGGTCGAACACGTTATCTACATCCCCCAGGCCCCGGAGCTATTGCTTCCGGTCCTCGAAGTCGTCCCCCTCCAACTCCTCGCCTACCACATCGCCGTAAGGCGCGGATGTGACGTGGACCAGCCAAGGAATTTGGCGAAAAGCGTGACGGTGGAATAA
- a CDS encoding cupin domain-containing protein, with protein sequence MSEGQDEATVSRRKFLGAGSAIVAAAAGLGSAQAQETSSKDEPIIRTPDHHLPSESEPAAKNTALDEQNPNSVWSPATDAGGQPPFKYSFSLSHKRMEGGGWTRQVTVRDLAISKKMAGVQMRLIKGGVRELHWHVGAEWALMLYGSARITAVDQEGRSHVSDVNKGDLWIFPGGIPHSIQGLGDDGCQFLLVFDDGNFNEFATFLLTDWLTHTPPDVLAKNFNVPAETFAKVPPKELFIFERPLPRPLAEEQKQAEAGTGRVPHSFDFRPSEMKPTKVSKGGEVKIVDRKIWPATNIAAAIVTLKPGGLRELHWHPNEDEWQYYVSGKGRMTVFAAGGHARTMDFQEGDVGYVDKSAPHYVENTGDTDLVFIEVFPTPYYEDISLAEWLAHTPSRLVNQHIATGEDFLAKINKKEVVIVPE encoded by the coding sequence ATGTCTGAAGGGCAGGATGAAGCAACGGTAAGCCGGCGCAAGTTTCTTGGTGCCGGATCGGCGATCGTCGCCGCAGCAGCAGGGCTGGGCTCGGCCCAGGCGCAGGAGACCTCGTCGAAGGACGAGCCCATCATCCGCACGCCAGACCATCATCTCCCCAGCGAGAGCGAACCGGCAGCGAAGAACACCGCGCTCGACGAACAGAATCCGAACTCCGTCTGGTCTCCGGCGACCGATGCGGGTGGTCAGCCCCCTTTCAAGTACTCCTTTTCACTCTCTCACAAGCGCATGGAAGGCGGCGGCTGGACCCGTCAGGTCACCGTTCGCGACCTCGCTATCTCCAAGAAGATGGCCGGCGTGCAGATGCGTCTCATCAAAGGCGGCGTCCGGGAGCTCCACTGGCACGTCGGCGCGGAGTGGGCGCTGATGCTCTACGGTAGCGCGCGCATTACCGCTGTCGATCAGGAAGGCCGCTCCCACGTCAGTGACGTCAACAAGGGCGACCTCTGGATCTTTCCCGGCGGTATCCCGCACTCCATCCAGGGCCTCGGCGACGATGGTTGCCAGTTCCTTCTCGTCTTCGACGACGGCAACTTCAACGAGTTCGCCACCTTCCTGCTCACCGACTGGCTGACCCATACACCTCCCGACGTGCTGGCAAAGAACTTCAACGTTCCCGCAGAGACCTTCGCCAAAGTCCCGCCCAAGGAGCTCTTCATCTTCGAGCGTCCTCTTCCGCGTCCCCTGGCCGAGGAGCAAAAACAGGCCGAAGCCGGCACCGGCCGCGTGCCACACAGCTTCGACTTCCGCCCCAGCGAGATGAAGCCCACCAAGGTCAGCAAGGGTGGAGAGGTCAAGATCGTCGACCGCAAGATCTGGCCCGCGACCAACATTGCCGCAGCCATCGTCACCCTCAAGCCCGGCGGTCTGCGCGAGCTCCACTGGCACCCGAACGAGGACGAGTGGCAGTACTACGTCTCGGGCAAGGGACGTATGACCGTCTTCGCCGCCGGTGGCCACGCCCGCACCATGGACTTCCAGGAAGGCGACGTAGGCTACGTCGACAAGTCCGCGCCGCACTACGTCGAGAACACCGGCGACACCGACCTCGTCTTCATCGAGGTCTTTCCCACGCCCTACTACGAGGACATCTCGCTCGCCGAATGGCTCGCACACACGCCATCCCGCCTGGTCAATCAACACATCGCAACGGGCGAAGACTTCCTTGCGAAGATCAACAAGAAGGAAGTCGTCATCGTCCCGGAGTAG
- a CDS encoding DUF4267 domain-containing protein: MLSPILLSLAVLMAVAILIIGGFYLFSPERMTGSFGLKLPAADADTRAWLRLKGVRDIGSGLVVMALMLTTGPRSVGIALLALAVTPFGDMSVVLKSGGSKSAAFSIHGITCVAMLVVGLLLIHAL, encoded by the coding sequence ATGCTCAGCCCAATTTTGCTTTCCCTAGCTGTTCTTATGGCCGTGGCGATCCTCATCATCGGAGGCTTCTACCTCTTTTCCCCGGAGCGAATGACGGGATCGTTCGGTCTCAAGCTGCCCGCAGCGGATGCAGACACTCGTGCATGGCTGCGCTTGAAGGGGGTCAGGGACATCGGATCCGGGCTGGTTGTGATGGCCCTGATGCTGACCACGGGTCCTCGCTCGGTAGGGATCGCGTTGCTGGCGCTGGCGGTCACACCTTTTGGCGACATGTCGGTCGTCCTCAAATCGGGCGGGTCGAAATCGGCGGCGTTCTCGATTCATGGCATAACCTGTGTGGCAATGCTTGTCGTCGGCCTGTTGTTGATCCATGCGCTTTGA
- a CDS encoding putative phage abortive infection protein: MASKSTSQVSPLKDRVPQTYSKDGFVAEAKPSLEPRLSYRWEIIGGIVGFLLIHCAMLLPPYRSGSLDAATMGVFGDFIGGYIGQLISLIGICFLIATFRTEYARAKRERFENRFFQLLQLHRDNVDETEVKEVKGRKVFVLMIREWRWILNIIRYEAQVNAEELTQRQLIEISFLCMFYGVGPNSSRMLRRSLDGFRGTFVDILEKALNSQGLKEEVREEKKLSYLPFEGHQSRLGHYYRHLFQMVRFVEANAPSDFAAQQHMSTIRAQLSTHEQALLLLNSLTPMGSPWWNLNLIERFRLVHNIPNNFFDPALELDPTLLFDKGYFEKPEKHKRPLVPLETPFCPGSYPDGYTWKGPRGS, translated from the coding sequence GTGGCGAGCAAATCCACTTCTCAAGTGAGCCCATTGAAGGATAGAGTGCCTCAAACCTATAGCAAAGACGGTTTCGTAGCAGAAGCTAAGCCAAGCCTCGAGCCACGCTTGAGCTATAGGTGGGAAATAATCGGAGGCATAGTAGGTTTTCTCCTTATCCATTGCGCGATGCTATTGCCGCCATACAGAAGCGGCAGCTTAGACGCTGCAACGATGGGAGTTTTCGGGGATTTCATCGGCGGTTATATCGGCCAGCTCATCTCTTTGATTGGCATCTGTTTCTTGATCGCAACATTTCGGACTGAATATGCACGTGCTAAAAGGGAGCGGTTCGAAAATCGTTTCTTCCAACTTTTACAACTTCACAGAGACAATGTAGATGAGACCGAAGTTAAAGAAGTGAAGGGACGAAAGGTTTTCGTTCTAATGATCCGGGAATGGCGATGGATACTGAATATCATTAGATATGAAGCACAGGTGAATGCTGAGGAGCTAACCCAACGCCAACTTATAGAAATTTCTTTCTTATGCATGTTCTATGGTGTCGGTCCAAACTCTTCCCGAATGCTCCGCAGGTCGCTCGATGGGTTCAGGGGCACATTCGTGGATATCCTTGAGAAGGCGCTCAACTCCCAAGGGCTGAAAGAAGAAGTGAGGGAAGAGAAAAAACTTTCCTACCTCCCATTTGAGGGTCATCAATCAAGGCTAGGGCACTATTACCGCCACCTCTTTCAAATGGTTCGTTTTGTGGAGGCTAATGCACCTTCTGACTTCGCCGCTCAACAACACATGAGTACTATACGAGCACAGCTTTCCACCCATGAGCAGGCTCTGCTCTTGTTGAACAGTCTAACCCCGATGGGATCTCCTTGGTGGAACCTGAATCTGATTGAACGATTTAGGCTTGTTCACAATATTCCGAATAACTTCTTTGATCCCGCCTTAGAGCTTGACCCCACCTTGCTCTTCGACAAAGGCTACTTCGAAAAGCCAGAGAAGCATAAGCGCCCTCTTGTTCCTCTTGAGACTCCATTTTGCCCAGGCTCCTATCCCGACGGATACACATGGAAAGGCCCTCGTGGTAGCTAA
- a CDS encoding NAD(P)-dependent oxidoreductase codes for MNIGYLGMKNSFSMEMVTRLQAECPGDRFIEWPPVGAESDLDVLIAVGPVKPEVFKAQAKLGLFQMASAGYDGVDVEAATEAGVWVASAPTGKTGNGESVAEHAVLLMLAAARRLNEELAFSRAGAENRPEKPQGNKALFGKTVCIVGLGGIGELLVERLRGFGMVLTGVDRHPEHASAGVKAYGEHELRTALADADFVVLALPATKENENMFDAGVLASMKEHAILVNVARGTLVDEAALLAAVRSGHLYGAGLDVTKDEPVSAGNALLGEPRIVVTPHIAGSTDLMLDGSVKFLVEVLENYRKGLKSAGILNEPKKPRVELR; via the coding sequence ATGAACATCGGTTATCTGGGAATGAAGAACTCGTTTTCGATGGAGATGGTGACGCGGCTGCAAGCGGAGTGCCCCGGCGATCGTTTCATCGAGTGGCCGCCTGTGGGGGCGGAGAGTGATCTGGATGTCCTGATCGCGGTGGGGCCGGTGAAGCCGGAGGTGTTCAAGGCGCAGGCGAAGCTGGGGCTTTTCCAGATGGCGTCTGCGGGCTACGACGGGGTGGATGTGGAGGCGGCGACCGAGGCGGGGGTGTGGGTCGCATCGGCGCCGACGGGCAAGACGGGCAATGGCGAATCGGTGGCTGAGCATGCCGTGCTGCTGATGCTGGCTGCGGCGCGGCGACTGAATGAGGAGCTGGCGTTTTCGCGGGCCGGGGCGGAGAACAGGCCGGAGAAACCGCAGGGGAACAAGGCGCTCTTCGGAAAAACGGTCTGCATCGTTGGGCTCGGGGGCATTGGGGAGTTGCTGGTCGAGAGACTGCGCGGCTTTGGGATGGTCTTGACTGGAGTCGATCGGCACCCGGAGCATGCGTCGGCGGGCGTGAAGGCTTATGGCGAGCACGAGCTGCGGACGGCCCTTGCGGATGCGGACTTCGTCGTGCTGGCGCTGCCTGCGACGAAGGAGAACGAGAACATGTTCGATGCGGGCGTGCTGGCGTCGATGAAGGAACACGCCATTCTGGTGAATGTGGCACGGGGTACGCTGGTCGACGAAGCGGCCCTGCTGGCGGCGGTGAGGAGCGGACATCTTTATGGCGCGGGTCTGGATGTGACGAAGGATGAGCCGGTGAGCGCGGGGAATGCGCTGCTCGGTGAGCCAAGGATTGTGGTGACGCCGCATATCGCGGGGTCTACGGACTTGATGCTCGATGGAAGCGTGAAGTTTCTGGTTGAGGTGCTGGAGAACTATCGAAAGGGTTTGAAGTCGGCTGGGATTTTGAATGAGCCGAAGAAGCCAAGGGTTGAGTTGCGGTAG
- a CDS encoding DUF1772 domain-containing protein, which yields MEVLNVVVIVVAGLMVGCELSIAAFIHPTLDKLPEEVHLPAASAIARVMGAAMPFWYALTLLLTVVKGAIQWHTTGRLPIWIVASAVLWMLVIVFTVTTLVPINNRIASWETSTPPADWKHYRSRWDLLHRWRVVVLATAFVLLIVGIL from the coding sequence ATGGAAGTTCTGAATGTTGTGGTAATCGTCGTCGCTGGGTTGATGGTTGGATGTGAGTTGTCCATCGCCGCGTTTATCCACCCAACTCTGGATAAGCTTCCAGAGGAAGTTCACCTGCCAGCGGCAAGCGCTATCGCCCGGGTGATGGGAGCAGCCATGCCGTTCTGGTATGCGCTTACGCTCCTGCTGACCGTGGTCAAGGGTGCGATCCAATGGCATACCACTGGCCGCTTACCCATCTGGATCGTTGCATCCGCCGTTTTGTGGATGCTGGTGATTGTATTTACGGTGACGACCCTGGTGCCGATCAATAACCGAATTGCATCGTGGGAGACGTCCACTCCGCCTGCGGATTGGAAGCATTACCGGAGCAGATGGGATCTGCTTCACCGCTGGCGCGTTGTCGTGCTCGCGACAGCCTTCGTGTTGCTCATCGTGGGCATTCTGTAA
- a CDS encoding acetate/propionate family kinase, with translation MHVLVINSGSSSIKFSMFEVGGRASSPIAIYDGELGGVGTPKPGFKFADASGNDLSGGVAVHAGTIEEAIQTVEQAVGAGGLPKVDAVGYRVVHPGARLKGHQRITSEVLQALRDAEAFAPLHDPVAVEIIEEMMKRLPDVPHFACFDTVFHETMPEAAKTYAIPLEYREQGVRRYGFHGLSCESIIAQFREAGIPMPRRMVIAHLGSGCSVTALLDGKSVDTTMGLTPTGGVVMGTRPGDLDPGLMVYLLRQQKSDQAKEVEAMVNHKAGMVALSGMANDMRAVRAAAASGDAKAVLAVEVFVRSVRKAIGGFAFLMGGLDAVVFAGGIGEHDTSTRLEVMSGLDGVGILLDAAANTAKGDGLRMVSSDNSKTAVFVIPAAEDRMIAWHVREMTGAPAKCGDSSLRSE, from the coding sequence ATGCATGTACTGGTGATTAATAGCGGGTCGTCGTCCATCAAGTTCTCGATGTTCGAGGTGGGAGGGCGGGCGAGTTCGCCGATCGCAATTTACGACGGCGAACTAGGCGGGGTCGGGACGCCGAAGCCTGGTTTCAAGTTTGCTGACGCTTCAGGGAACGACCTGTCTGGCGGGGTGGCCGTCCATGCGGGAACGATCGAGGAGGCGATCCAGACGGTCGAGCAGGCTGTTGGCGCTGGCGGGCTCCCGAAGGTGGATGCGGTCGGATACCGTGTGGTGCATCCAGGGGCGAGGCTCAAAGGGCATCAGCGGATCACGAGTGAGGTGCTACAGGCGCTGCGCGATGCGGAGGCGTTCGCTCCGCTGCATGATCCGGTTGCGGTCGAGATCATCGAAGAGATGATGAAGCGGCTGCCGGATGTGCCGCACTTCGCGTGCTTCGATACCGTGTTTCACGAGACCATGCCGGAGGCGGCCAAGACTTATGCCATTCCGTTGGAGTATCGCGAGCAGGGCGTGCGGCGGTATGGATTTCATGGGTTGAGTTGTGAGTCGATCATCGCGCAGTTTCGTGAAGCGGGAATTCCGATGCCCAGGCGGATGGTGATCGCGCACCTTGGCAGTGGATGCAGCGTGACCGCTTTGCTTGATGGCAAGTCGGTGGACACGACGATGGGGCTGACCCCAACCGGAGGCGTGGTGATGGGGACGCGGCCAGGGGATCTTGATCCGGGACTGATGGTTTATCTGCTGCGGCAGCAGAAGAGCGATCAGGCGAAGGAGGTTGAGGCGATGGTCAATCACAAGGCGGGGATGGTGGCGCTTTCGGGCATGGCGAACGATATGAGAGCCGTGCGTGCGGCGGCTGCGAGCGGAGATGCAAAGGCGGTGTTGGCGGTGGAGGTGTTTGTGCGCAGCGTGCGCAAGGCGATTGGTGGGTTCGCGTTTTTGATGGGCGGCCTGGATGCGGTGGTCTTTGCGGGTGGGATTGGAGAGCATGATACCTCGACGCGGCTCGAGGTGATGTCGGGATTGGATGGGGTGGGAATTTTGTTGGACGCGGCGGCGAATACGGCGAAGGGTGATGGGCTGCGGATGGTGAGCAGCGACAATTCAAAGACTGCGGTCTTCGTCATTCCAGCGGCGGAAGACCGGATGATCGCGTGGCACGTGAGAGAGATGACCGGGGCACCGGCGAAATGCGGGGATTCTTCGCTGCGCTCAGAATGA